From Calliphora vicina chromosome 3, idCalVici1.1, whole genome shotgun sequence:
caatatttggtCCCAAGGGATtggttttgaatttattaaataaaataataaacatggcttttcatatttctaaaaatttaatttcttatctGAAATATGGAATCCCATAATTCGGAAACTGAGCACCAGCACATCTAGAGCATCGCTCATAAACAAGATTTCAGCCccatttggtttttaaataataaaccggCCAAAATTTACCCGGTTTATAAATCACCCACCACTGTTctcttgtttattttattgtgtacagcacgttttttttcttcacttgttctatttcaattaaaaacacagacaattttccaatatgggtaaacaatttaataaaagatTTAACAATCATCAAAGGAAACCTTATCAAAAGTCGGACAATAAAAGACCTTTTAATAACCGGAACCACCGTAACGACGGTTTTGCCAACAAAAAGAAGTAAGTATTAGCAATAAATCCAAAAGATAAATCACtgattttgtataatttttaaaaggccGGTGTTTACGATTAAAGACAATTTGAGGGAAGATCAAGTTGGTATAACGGAATATGTCAATAAAGGTGAAGGATTTATGGGCATATTAAAATCGCGCTTCTCTGATTTCCATGTCAATGAAATCGATTTAAGTGGTCAAGTCTTGCAGTTAAATGATTTAAAGATACCAGAACAAAAAGAAGACGGTAGGAATTTGTCATTCAAGCACTGtcatttacattttgttattaataatttattatttttccattGTTAAGAGTTAAGTACGGAAGAAGTAAATTTAGCTAGAGAAGAACtcaaaaatgttattaatgAAGATGTTTGGAATAAAATCACCGCACTTAAAGAAGCCAAACATGATAACAGTAAGAAACCGGAAGATTCTGCAATATATATCGATGTTACTGAGTTGGATAAGGAGCAACGCACTCAAATTCACAGAGTGGTAAAGAAGCTGTATGAAAACAAATTGGTGAGCTCAACTGTTGGCGGTGAACAAGCCGGGAGCGAGGATGTCGATAAGAAATTCATACGTGTCATGAAATCAAAGGGTAGAGATCGCAATAAATGGACATTTCCTGAGGAATATGTGCACTTTTTAGTGCACAAGGAGAATCTGGATACCAGTGAAGTGGCAGCATCAATTGCCAATAAATTGAAGtatgtaaaataaaagtttttcttaaccctttcgctacaagtttttattgaaaagctTAAGAAATCTAATTTTTGAAAGGAATTCCGATCAGTATTCCATATGAAATGaatggaaatgaaaaatttagaaattacacgCGAAATGacgaaacttatatatatataacctTATCACTCAAGCTGACAAGTGGGCTAAAGTCGTCTATAAGTCCATATTAAGTCGGAcctaaaatgtgtgaaaatcgggaaaaatattttttaactcgaaatttttcaccaaaaaaaattttttgtcattcaatttttttcactaacaaatttcaagaattttttttttaattttagaaaaaaaaattaaataattccaaaaaaaatgtttgtataaaatttcactaataaattaaattttttttttataattttgatttaaattttaactaagcGAAATTCGTTATTCTTCCATTTTTTCTTTATACAGTTTAAGACCATCTCAAGTTAATTATTGTGGAACTAAAGACAGAAGAGCTAAAACTACACAAaagttttgcattaaaaaacgtACTCCACGTCAAATTGTGGGtacggtaaaatttttgaatggcGTCACCATTGGCAActttgaatttaacaaaaatgtcttaaaattgGGTGATCTGAAGGGAAATCGTTTTCGCATTGCTCTAAGACACTTGACCGGTGAGAGACAGCTTATAGAAACTTCATTAAAGAATGTTAAAGAGCAGGGTTTTATTAACTATTTTGGCCTACAAAGATTTGGCAACTGTTCTACAATACCCACCTATGAAATTGGCGTAGCTTTATTAAAAGCTGACTATAAATTGGTaagataatttattaatttaattaaacacaaaatatttaataatttaaaactgtTAAGGCCTGCGAGTTAATATTGAAACCTCGTGAAAATGATGtgccatttttgaaaagtattcGGGAAGCGTGGTGGAAAAACCGCGATTCTAAGGCGGCCGCTGCACAATTCCGTAGTGATAGATTTATTGAAAAGAAATTATTGGATGGTTTGGCCCAATACGGAGAAAACGATTATGCCGCCGCTTTAAGAAAGGTTAGTAATAATACTACGAAAATACAGAaagatataatttttattttattaaaaatgtttgtagatACCCCGCAATATGTTACTATTATATCCTCATGCTTTCCAAAGTTTGATCTTTAACAATATGGCTTCAAGGCGTGTAAAAGAGTTTGGACTTAACCTAATGCCAGGAGATTTGGTTTATCGTA
This genomic window contains:
- the Pus7 gene encoding pseudouridylate synthase 7 homolog; translated protein: MGKQFNKRFNNHQRKPYQKSDNKRPFNNRNHRNDGFANKKKPVFTIKDNLREDQVGITEYVNKGEGFMGILKSRFSDFHVNEIDLSGQVLQLNDLKIPEQKEDELSTEEVNLAREELKNVINEDVWNKITALKEAKHDNSKKPEDSAIYIDVTELDKEQRTQIHRVVKKLYENKLVSSTVGGEQAGSEDVDKKFIRVMKSKGRDRNKWTFPEEYVHFLVHKENLDTSEVAASIANKLNLRPSQVNYCGTKDRRAKTTQKFCIKKRTPRQIVGTVKFLNGVTIGNFEFNKNVLKLGDLKGNRFRIALRHLTGERQLIETSLKNVKEQGFINYFGLQRFGNCSTIPTYEIGVALLKADYKLACELILKPRENDVPFLKSIREAWWKNRDSKAAAAQFRSDRFIEKKLLDGLAQYGENDYAAALRKIPRNMLLLYPHAFQSLIFNNMASRRVKEFGLNLMPGDLVYRNKDDLDVDMESTELTEQGDDNEEKETEEENENENETSPTVNAESSESIFKRKVKPLTAEDIASGVYTIYDVVLPLPGHDITYPENDVATWYKESLEKYDLSSEKLKHNVKTFAMAGAYRKLVIKPTDMSWEFRSYSTPEETLILSDFELFKGKKVEDFKVEGNETKYDALLLDFCLPPAAYATMMLRELLKCDTSAAAQTILQQAALKDTTTDDSTEQEAQQVDLNKDLSAEENKDADQAETSPAAGEKRKASDNEDADDSQKPAKLLKDNEAINE